Proteins from one Catenuloplanes atrovinosus genomic window:
- a CDS encoding zf-HC2 domain-containing protein, whose protein sequence is MNAPVCDDGRMRTLVGFLALDRLADAERDGVLAHLETCEACRAERDEVERIVAILGRLSPDDVRDLITEFGPGPAAAARAPLPGDELFGAPGAPRPALVAAPPRTPPLALPAAPVPPAARPVVPAARAVPESRPAIAAPPRIGVGEGYLPPRPATGPLARGPHSHRRARRTRLRAAVGLSGALVVALGAVLVIRPWGTADELGPIAAVAATADDASGMGMNAVIYQEDGQASVRLTADGLAPDTRYQLYVVTGDGEELLLGQLSGEAGGGTYTGDIAVPVDDLWYFTVRQVDGSVMISANVVMGSPGPSEGAGK, encoded by the coding sequence ATGAACGCACCCGTCTGCGACGACGGGCGCATGCGTACCCTCGTCGGCTTCCTGGCCCTGGACCGGCTCGCCGACGCCGAGCGTGACGGGGTCCTCGCGCATCTGGAGACGTGCGAGGCGTGCCGGGCCGAGCGGGACGAGGTCGAGCGCATCGTCGCGATCCTGGGCCGGTTGAGCCCGGACGACGTGCGCGACCTGATCACCGAGTTCGGCCCCGGCCCGGCCGCCGCGGCCCGGGCCCCGCTCCCCGGCGACGAGCTGTTCGGCGCGCCCGGCGCCCCGCGTCCCGCGCTGGTCGCCGCGCCGCCGCGCACCCCGCCGCTCGCGCTGCCGGCCGCGCCCGTCCCGCCCGCCGCGCGCCCGGTCGTGCCGGCCGCCCGCGCGGTCCCGGAGAGCCGGCCCGCGATCGCCGCGCCGCCGCGGATCGGGGTCGGCGAGGGCTACCTGCCGCCGCGCCCGGCCACCGGCCCGCTGGCCCGCGGCCCGCACTCGCACCGCCGCGCCCGCCGCACCCGGCTGCGCGCCGCGGTCGGGCTGTCCGGCGCGCTGGTGGTGGCGCTCGGCGCGGTGCTGGTGATCCGGCCGTGGGGCACCGCGGACGAGCTCGGCCCGATCGCCGCGGTGGCGGCCACCGCGGACGACGCCAGCGGCATGGGCATGAACGCGGTCATCTATCAGGAGGACGGCCAGGCCAGCGTCCGGCTGACCGCGGACGGACTGGCGCCGGACACCCGATACCAGCTATACGTGGTCACCGGTGACGGCGAGGAGCTGCTGCTGGGCCAGCTCAGCGGAGAGGCCGGTGGCGGTACGTACACGGGGGACATCGCCGTACCCGTGGATGATCTGTGGTATTTCACCGTCCGTCAGGTCGACGGCTCGGTCATGATCTCGGCGAACGTGGTCATGGGTTCACCGGGGCCGAGCGAGGGGGCGGGGAAGTGA
- a CDS encoding sigma-70 family RNA polymerase sigma factor — translation MDAATGNTVPGESTPLPTHDDALRLAYETHGPILLNYLLRLTMGNRGMAEDILQETLMRAWNHPEARTEDGQWSRGWLFTVARRIAIDHIRAAQGRTTEQLDERIEARHTATDDIDRMINTREVRNAVARLPERLRSALIEIYFQEHSVAEAAQNLSVPEGTVKSRTFYALRALHEDLTARGFHL, via the coding sequence ATGGATGCGGCCACTGGGAACACCGTGCCCGGCGAGTCGACGCCTCTGCCCACTCACGACGATGCGCTGAGGCTCGCGTACGAGACTCACGGGCCGATCCTGCTCAACTACCTCCTGCGCCTGACCATGGGAAATCGCGGCATGGCCGAGGACATCCTGCAGGAGACCCTGATGCGCGCCTGGAACCATCCGGAGGCGCGCACCGAGGACGGGCAGTGGAGCCGGGGCTGGCTGTTCACCGTGGCCCGGCGGATCGCCATCGACCACATCCGGGCCGCCCAGGGACGCACCACCGAGCAACTGGACGAGCGGATCGAGGCGCGGCACACCGCGACCGACGACATCGATCGGATGATCAACACGCGCGAGGTGCGCAACGCCGTGGCCCGGCTGCCGGAGCGGCTGCGCAGCGCGCTGATCGAGATCTACTTCCAGGAGCACTCGGTGGCCGAGGCCGCGCAGAACCTCTCCGTCCCGGAGGGGACCGTCAAGTCCCGCACGTTCTACGCGCTCCGCGCGTTGCACGA